From the Saimiri boliviensis isolate mSaiBol1 chromosome X, mSaiBol1.pri, whole genome shotgun sequence genome, one window contains:
- the LOC120366575 gene encoding 52 kDa repressor of the inhibitor of the protein kinase-like has protein sequence MPNFCAAPNCTRKSTQSDLAFFRFPRDPARCQKWVENCRRADLEDKTPDQLNKHYRLCAKHFETSMICRTIHFSPYRTVLRDNAIPTIFDLTSHLNNPHSRHRKRIKELSEDEIRTLKQKKIDEISEQEQKHKETNNSSAQNPSEEGGEGQDEDILPLTFEEKENKEYLKSLFEILILMGKQNIPLDGHEADEIPEGLFTPDNFQALLECRINSGEEVLRKRFETTAVNTLFCSKTQQRQMLEICESCIREETLREVRDSHFFSIITDDVVDIAGEEHLPVLVRFVDESHNLREEFVGFLPYQADAEILAVKFHTMITEKWGLNMEYCRGQAYIVSSGFSSKMKVVASRLLEKYPQAIYTLCSSCALNMWLAKSVPVMGVSVALGTIEEVCSFFHQPPQLLLELDNVISVLFQNSKERGKELKEICHSQWTGRHDAFEILVELLQALVLCLDGINSDTNIRWNNCIAGRAFVLCSAVTDFDFIVTIVVLKNVLSFTRAFGKNLQGQTSDDFFATGSLTAVLHSLNEVMENIEVYHEFWFEKATNLATKLDIQMKLPGKFLRAHQGNLESQLTSESYYKETLSVPTVEHIIQELKDIFSEQHLKALKCLSLVPSVMGQLKFNTSEEHHADMYRSDLPNPDTLSAELHCWRIKWKHRGKDIELPSTIYEALHLPDIKFFPNVYALLKVLCILPVMKVENEQYENGQKRLKAYLRNTLTDQRSSNLALLNINFDIKHDLDLMVDTYIKLYTNKSELPTENSETMENT, from the exons ATGCCGAACTTCTGCGCTGCCCCCAACTGCACGCGGAAGAGCACGCAGTCCGACCTGGCCTTCTTCAGGTTCCCGCGGGACCCGGCTAGATGCCAGAAGTGGGTGGAGAATTGCAGGAGAGCAGACTTAGAAGATAAAACACCTGATCAGCTAAATAAACATTATCGATTATGTGCCAAACATTTTGAGACTTCTATGATCTGTAGAACTATACATTTT AGTCCTTATAGGACAGTTCTTCGAGATAATGCAATACCAACAATATTTGATCTTACCAGTCATTTGAACAACCCACATAGTAGACACAGAAAACGAATAAAAGAACTGAGTGAAGACGAAATCAGgacactgaaacagaaaaaaattgatgaaatttCTGAACaggaacaaaaacataaagaaaccaaCAATAGCAGTGCTCAGAATCCCAGTGAAGAAGGGGGTGAAGGGCAAGATGAGGACATTTTACCTCTAACCtttgaagagaaggaaaacaaagaatacCTAAAATCTCTATTTGAAATCTTGATTCTTATGGGAAAGCAAAATATACCTCTGGATGGACATGAAGCTGATGAAATCCCAGAAGGTCTCTTTACTCCAGATAACTTTCAAGCACTGCTGGAGTGCCGGATAAATTCTGGTGAAGAGGTCCTGAGAAAACGCTTTGAAACAACAGCAGTTAACACATTGTTTTGTTCAAAAACACAGCAGAGGCAGATGCTAGAGATCTGTGAGAGCTGTATTCGAGAAGAAACTCTCAGGGAAGTGAGAGACTCACACTTCTTTTCCATTATCACTGATGATGTAGTGGACATAGCAGGGGAAGAGCACCTACCTGTGTTGGTGAGGTTTGTTGATGAATCTCATAACCTAAGAGAGGAATTTGTAGGCTTCCTGCCTTACCAAGCTGATGCAGAAATTTTGGCTGTGAAATTTCACACTATGATAACTGAGAAATGGGGATTAAATATGGAGTATTGTCGTGGCCAGGCTTACATTGTGTCTAGTGgattttcttccaaaatgaaaGTTGTTGCTTCTagacttttagaaaaatatcCCCAGGCTATCTACACACTTTGCTCTTCCTGTGCCTTAAATATGTGGTTGGCAAAATCAGTACCTGTTATGGGAGTATCTGTTGCATTAGGAACAATTGAggaagtttgttcttttttccatCAACCACCACAACTGCTTTTAGAACTTGACAatgtaatttctgttctttttcagaaCAGTAAAGAAAGGGgtaaagaactgaaggaaatctGCCATTCTCAGTGGACAGGCAGGCATGATGCTTTTGAAATTTTGGTAGAACTCCTGCAAGCACTTGTTTTATGTTTAGATGGTATAAATAGTGACACAAATATTAGATGGAATAACTGTATAGCTGGCCGAGCATTTGTACTCTGCAGTGCAGTAACAgattttgatttcattgttaCTATTGTTGTTCTTAAAAATGTGCTATCTTTTACAAGAGCCTTTGGGAAAAATCTCCAGGGGCAAACCTCAGATGACTTCTTTGCAACCGGTAGCTTGACTGCAGTACTGCATTCACTTAATGAAGTGATGGAAAATATTGAAGTTTATCATGAATTTTGGTTTGAGAAAGCCACAAATTTGGCAACCAAGCTTGATATTCAAATGAAACTCCCTGGGAAATTCCTCAGAGCTCACCAGGGTAACTTGGAATCTCAGCTAACTTCTGAGAGTTACTATAAGGAAACCCTAAGTGTCCCAACAGTGGAGCACATTATTCAGGAACTTAAAGATATATTCTCAGAACAGCACCTGAAAGCTCTTAAATGCTTATCTCTGGTACCCTCAGTCATGGGACAACTCAAATTCAATACATCAGAGGAACACCATGCTGATATGTATAGAAGTGACTTACCCAATCCTGACACGCTCTCAGCCGAGCTTCACTGTTGGAGAATCAAATGGAAACACAGGGGGAAAGATATAGAGCTTCCATCCACTATCTATGAAGCCCTCCACCTGCCTGACATCAAGTTTTTTCCTAATGTGTATGCATTGCTAAAGGTCCTGTGTATTCTTCCTGTGATGAAGGTAGAAAAtgagcagtatgaaaatggacaaaaACGTCTTAAAGCATATTTGAGGAACACTTTGACAGACCAAAGGTCGAGTAACTTGGCTTTGCTTaatataaattttgatataaaacACGACCTGGATTTAATGGTGGACACATATATTAAACTTTATACAAATAAGTCAGAGCTTCCCACAGAGAATTCAGAAACCATGGAAAATACctaa